CCGGCACCGCCGGATTGCGCGTCGCGACGAACGTGTGCTGTCCGATCGCTGCCGGCGGCCGGTAGCTGGCCGTGCGCAGTCCGCCGGTAAAGCTCTGGCGCACCGGCGCAATGCCGGGGGTGCCGGGCATCACGTGCGCGTTGCGCCATTGTTGCGGATCGACGTGCTGCGAGAAGTGCGCGACCGGCTGACCGTGCACGAACGCGGACGCCGGCACGGCAGTGATCGCGTGCGGCGCGCGGAAGTTCACGTACGTCTTGTTGATGTTCGTGATGTTGGTGATGTTCGTCACGTTCACGGTCTTGTTGACCGTCACGTTGTTGACCACGATGTTCCGGTTCACGCGATCGTAGTAATGCGGGCTCCAGCCACCCCAGCCGGGATGCCACGGTTCGCCCGGGCCGAGTGCGAACCACGCGCAACCGGCCGCGGCGACACCGCCGACCGTCAGCGCGACGCTCCAGTCGGGCCCGCCGCCGCCGCCCACGAACGCGACGAGTGCCGGCGCGTAGACAGGCGGCTCGCTGACGACCATCGGGCCGGGCACCCATGCCCAGCTGTCGTCGACATAGGCCCAGCGGCCGTAGTGATAGGGCGCGAAGCCCCACGGGGCATCGTCGACCCACGTCCATCCCCATGGCGCCTGCCAGATCCAGTGACCGTCGTGATACGGCGCCCAGTCGGCCGGCGTGTCGTTCGGCACCCAGACCTCGCCGTAATTCGGGGTTTCGCGCCACGTACCATTCGCGTCGAGATCCTGATAACCGGGAACGTCGCGCGATACGTAGCGGGCCGATACCGAGCGCTGCTCCGCCGCATCGCGGCTGGCGGCCCACTGGTCGAGCGCGTCGGGGGCCGGCGCGGCCGATTGCTGTGCGACCTGCAGGTCGGTGCCGGTGAACACGACCTGTTGCCCGGGCGACAGCGGATACTGCCCGTTGCTGCCGTAGACGGTCGCGCTGCCGTTGCGGACGGTGACCGTCGTGGTCGCGCCGTTCGGCGCGACATCGACGCGATAGTCGCCGGGGCCCGTGATGCCGAGCGCGAGATTGGGTGTGTCGATTTCGTAGGTCCCGCCGGACGGCAGATCGCGCACGTGCGTCGATACGGTGCCGAGCCCGACCTTCAGCTGCGTCGTGTTGTCGTCGAGGTTCAGGACCGACAGGCTCGTCGATTCGCCAAGTCGCACCGCCGTCGAGCCGATGTGCAGCTCCGAGCGTGCGCCGGCGTCGTTCCACAGCTGGTCGCCGGTCGTCAGCGGCCGGTTCACGGCGGCGTACGACCACGTGTCGGTGCCGGCGGGCTCCGTCGTCACGGCACCCGACATGTAGTTGAGCCGGGCGACGCGGCTCGGCGGGTCACCGCCCGGCTGTCGGGCGGCGGCCGCATACGCCGCGGCCTGTGTCGCTTGCGCGAATGCGGAGGGCAGGATCGCCAGCGTGGCGAACGCGAGCAGCGTGCAGCGGGCGGTTCGCTTGAGCGTGAACAGGGAGGCCATGATGAGCGTCTTCGTCGTTATCGCGGCGCGTCGATTCGTGCCGTTGAGTTCACAATATCCGCTCGGCCTGTTTCAGTGCTCGGTGTTTTGTAAGTCGAATGGCACGCGATGTAACAAAACCTGTCCATCGCGCGTCGTTGTCGTCGGGCCGCAATGCGCGCGTCAAGCGGACGTAAGCCAGTCGTCGAAAATCTGTTGCCCGGGCACGGTGACGCGCAGCACGCGCGGACGCGCGGTGCGCTCAATCCAGCCGTGCGCGCAGAAGCTGTCGAGCAGCGCCGCGCCCAGCGCGCCGCCGAGATGCGGGCGACGCTCGCTCCAGTCGAGGCAGCCGCATGCGAAACGGCGGCGGCGCGTGCGCTGCTGTGCTACGTCGATGCCCCACTGCGCGAGCGCATGCGTGCCCAGTTCCGTGGCTTCGATCGCATCGCCGTCCGCCTGCAGCCAGCCGCGTGCGGTGAGCCCGTCGAAGATGCGGACCGCGAGTTCGCCGGCCATGTGGTCATAGCAGGTGCGCGCATAGCGCAGTTCGGCCGGCACCGTGCGTGACGGCGGCGGCACCGGGCGGTTCGGCGCGGCCGCGCGTGCCACGTTCGCGAGTGCCTCGAGCGATGCAGCGATGTCGGCAGACGCGAGCCGGTAGTAGCGGTGCCGGCCGCGCACGTCGAGCGCAAGCAGGCCACCTTCGGTCAGGCGCGCGAGGTGCGCGCTCGCCGCGGATGGCGACAGCCCCGCGATCATCGTCAGCTCGCCGGCCGGCCGTGCGCTGCCGTCCATCAGCACCCACAGCATCGCGGCGCGCCCGGGATCGGCGATCAGTGCGCCGATTCGGCTCAGGCCTGGAAAGTGGTGGTCGTCTTGATCGGTCATCATCGTGTGTCGTCAGGCGGAATGACTGCAGTGTAGGCGCTCGCGCACATTCGATGTTTCGCGTTCGGATGAAATGTCGGATGCGGCGAGGCGGTGCGCGACCCGCGGTCGTAGGCGGCGCGCGCGTAGAATGGCCGGACGTGGCGGCAGTGGGCCGCCGGATGCGACACGATGCAACGATGAAGACGATTTTCTGCCTGTTGGCGGCCGCGTTGCTCTGCGCGGCCTGTGCGCAGGGCGGCGCGGGCGCCGGCGAGCGGGGCGGCAGCCTCGAGATGTACGGGACGATCGACCAGGGCATCACGGTGCGCCGCTGACGGGCGCCGATTTCCGATGCCGACGCCGGCTCGGCGCGCAGGCGGGCTTGCCGCCGCTGCCGCGCGGCGGGCGCCGCGACGTGTTGCCGCAGTGCAACGTATAATGCGCCGATTGCAGTGCCCCCGCCGCCTGGAGCTATCACGATGTCCCAACCGTCCCCCGTACCGGCCGCCCTCGACCGCACCGAAACCGTATTCCGCTTCCTCGCCGAGCCGTCGTCCGTGAACTTCGGCGGCAAGGTGCATGGCGGCGCGCTGATGAAGTGGATCGACGAGGTCGCGTATGCGTGTGCGGCGGTCTGGTCGAGCCGTTATTGCGTGACGGTCAGCGTCGGCAACATCCGCTTCCAGCGTCCGATCCTCGTCGGCAACCTGGTCGAGCTGAAGGCGCGCGTCGTCGCGACGGGGCGCACCAGCATGCACATCCACGTGTCCGTGCACGCCGGCGATCCGAAGGGCGGCGTGCTGCGCCAGACGACCGACTGCCTCGTCGTGTTCGTCGCGGTCGACGAGAACGGCAACCCGGTGCCGGTGCCGCCGTTCGTGCCCGAGACCGACGAGCAGAAGGTGCTCGCAAAATATGCGGCCGACGTGCGCGCCGCGCTCGACAAGATCGTCGAGATGAAGCCCGAGGAAGTGGCGAAGGGCACCGTCTGACGGCAACGGGCGCCGCGTACGCGGCTCGCCCGCCCCGTCATTGCGTCGACTGCGCGATTACCGCGACCCGATCATCTGCTCGGGCCGCACCCACGCATCGAATTCCGCCTCGGTCAGGTAGCCGAGCGCGAGCGCGGCGGCCTTCAGCGTGGTGCCTTCCTTGTGCGCCTTCTTCGCGATCTGCGCGGCCTTGTCGTAGCCGATGTGCGGGTTGAGCGCCGTCACGAGCATCAGCGATTCGTTCAGCAGCAGGTCGATGCGCGCGCGGTTCGGCTCGATGCCCGCCGCGCAGTGATCGTTGAAGCTCTGCGCGCCGTCGGCGAGCAGCCGCACCGACTGCAGCACGTTGTGCGCGATCATCGGGCGGAACACGTTGAGCTCGAAATTGCCGCTGGCGCCGCCGACGTTGACCGCGACGTCGTTGCCGAACACCTGGCAGCACAGCATCGTCACGGCTTCCGACTGCGTCGGGTTCACCTTGCCCGGCATGATCGAGCTGCCCGGCTCGTTTTCCGGAATCGACAGTTCGCCGAGCCCGCAGCGCGGCCCGCTTGCAAGCCAGCGGACGTCGTTGGCGATCTTCATCAGGCCGGCCGCGACCGTCTTCAGCGCCCCGTGCGCGAACACCAGCGCGTCGGCGGCGGCCATCACCTCGAACTTGCTCGGCGCGGTCACGAACGGCAGCTTCGTCAGCCGGCCGATCTCGTCGGCCACGCGCACCGCGAATTCCGGATGCGCGTTCAGCCCGGTGCCGACCGCGGTGCCGCCGAGCGCGAGTTCGTACAGGTGCGGCAGCGCCGATTCGACGTGCCGGACGCCCTGGTCGAGCTGCGCGACGTAGCCGGAAAATTCCTGCCCGAGCGTGAGCGGCGTCGCGTCCTGCAGGTGCGTGCGGCCGATCTTCACGATGTCGGCGAAGGCCTTCGACTTCGCGTCGAGCGTCGCGCGCAGCGTGCGCAGCGCGGGCAGCAAGTGGTTGACGATCGCGTAGGCGGCCGCGACATGCATCGCGGTCGGGAACACGTCGTTCGACGACTGGCCGCGATTCACGTCGTCGTTCGGGTGGACTTTGCGTGCTTCGCCGCGCTCGCCGCCGAGCAGCTCGCTCGCCCGGTTCGCGATCACCTCGTTGAGGTTCATGTTGGTCTGCGTGCCCGAGCCCGTCTGCCAGACCGCGAGCGGGAATTCGCGCGGATGCTTGCCCGCGATGATCTCGTCGGCAGCGTCGATGATCGCGCGTGCCTTGTCGTCGGCCAGCACGCCGAGCGACTGGTTCACGGCGGCCGCGGCGCGCTTGACGATCGCGAGCGCGTGGATCAGCTCGGGCGACTGCTTTTCCGTCGAGATCCGGAAATTCTGCAGCGAGCGTTCCGTTTGCGCGCCCCAGAGCCGGTTGGCCGGCACGGCGATTTCGCCGAACGTGTCGCGTTCCATCCGAACTGCTTCGTTCATGATGCACTCCTCCTGGGAAGGGGAAAGGCCGCGGGTCGCGCGGCATCTGGCGTATCGTGAGGCAGTCGCGCCGCTGGCGCGGCGTCTTGGGTCTTCAACCGACAAGCATAGCGCCGGGCGCGATTTTGCGTCGTGCCGAACTCAACGCGTCGACGCGACGAGCGACGAGGTCTTCCGGTGAAAGCGCCAGGCCATCAGCACGGCGACGCTTGCGAGGCCGGCCGCGAGTCCCCACCACAGGCCGCGAGCGCCGAGGCCGGCATGGAACGCCAGCCAGTAGCCGGTCGGGAAACCGATGCCCCAGTAGCCGAAGGTCGCCGCGAGCATCGGGATGCGCGTGTCCCGCAGTCCGCGCAGCGCGCCCGACCCGACGGTCTGCATGCCGTCGACGATCTGGAACACCGCGGCGATGCCGAGCAGCGAAGCGGCAAGCGAAACGGTCGCCGCGTTGGCGGGGTCGTCGAGTTGCAGATACAGGCCGACGATCGCATGCGGCGCGACGATCAGCACGAGACCCGACAACGACATGAACGCGACGCCCAGGCCGAGCGCGACGAAGCCCGCATGCCGCGCGGCGACTGGCTGGCCGGCGCCGACCCAGTAGCCGACCCGCACGTTGGCCGCCTGGCCGATCGCGAGCGGCACCATGAATGCGACCGACGCGACGTTCAGCGCGATCTGGTGCGCGGCAAGCGACGTCGCGCCGAGCACGCCGATGGTGAGACCCGTGGCGAGAAAGAGCGTGGATTCGACCCCGTACGTGATCGCCACCGGCCAGCCGATGCCGATCAGCTCGCCCAACAAGGGCAGTTTCGGGCGGGCGGCGGTTACGAAATGGCGGAACCGCTGGCGGCCATGCAGCAGCCAGATCAGCGCGAGCGCGGTGAGCCAGATGGTGATGGTCGTCGCGACCGCCGAACCGAGGAAGCCGAGCCGCGGCAAGCCGAATGCGCCATGGATCAGCCCGTAGTTCAGCACGCCGTTGACGCCGACGCCGCCGATCGACACCCACAGCAGGCGCCGTGCGGCGCCGATCGCCGGCAGGAACGCGCGCATCAGACCGACGCCGATCAGGCTGCCGAGCGCCGCGAACCGCAGGATGCCGGTGTACTCGCCGACGTGATGCGCGAGCGTCGGCGGCTCGTGGAACATCAGCAGGATCGGTTCGGACAGCGACAGCGCGACGATCGCCGGAATCGCGAGCAGCAGGGACAGCGCGAAGCCGGTCCAATAGATGTGCGGCACGCGATGTTCCGCCTGCGCGCCGCGCGCATGCGCGACGCTCACGCTGACGGATGACAGCACGCCCTGCAGCACGGTCACGATGACGAAGAAGAAGTTCGCACCGAGGCCGCCCGCCGCGAGCGAATCGGGGCCGAGCGAGCCGAGCAGCACCGTGTCGGTGACGCTCATCGCCATCTGCGAGAGCTGCGCGATCGCGAGCGGCGCGGCGAGGCGCGCGGTATCGGCGGCATGACTGGACAGGGACGGCGGCGCGGCGGCCGTCCGCGTAAGACCGGAATGCGACATGGGATGAGCGCTCGCGCGGGTGCAGGCCCGCGCTGTCTGTATTTATTTTGAGAGACGGCTAGCTTACGGCTTTATTCGAACGGTGTCGAACGCGCGCGCCGATGGCCATGTCGCGGTCAGGGGCAACCGCTACGCGTCGTGAACCGCGATCCGCGTGTCGCCGAACAGCACCACCTGACCCGCGCGGATCTTGCAGGTCTTGCGCAGTTCGACCACGCCGTCGACTTTCACCGCGCCGGACGCGACGAACATCTTCGCGGTGCCGCCGCTGTCCGCGAGGCCGGTGATCTTGAGAAGGTTGTGCAGCTCGACGTATTCGCCGGTCAGCGTGAAATCCAGGTTGGGCATGACGAAGGGGGCGCGCGATGCGCGGGAGGAATCGCCCCGCATCATACGGCACCGGGGGCCGCCGCGCGAGTGCGCACGCGCGTGCAGGCCCGCGCGCCGCAGTTGTTAAGGACTGTGAGCGATTCGTCAGCAAATGAAACGGTGGGTAACAGTCTGAGAGATTCGCGAACCGGACGTGCGGCCGGCGGGTCTTTCGTCGTACCTGCTGCGTGTTGCGGCAGGGGACGCGACGGATCGCATCGAGGCGGTCCGCGCCCACAACTTCTTGAGGAGGATTGTCATGTCCAAGATTCGTACGATGCTGATCGGTGCCGCGCTGACGGCGTTCGCCACTTCGGCCGCATTCGCGCAGACGGGCGTCGCGACCCAGGGCACCGCGGGTGCCGGCGTGCAGACGCAGGCGCCGGCAGCAGGGGCCGGCGCAGGCGCAGGCATGCAGGGTGGTGCCGGTGCGAATGCGTCGGGCAATGCGGTCGGTGGCGCGACCGACTCAGCCGGTGCGGCAGCCGACGGCGCGAAGGATACGGCGTCGTCGTCGGTCCACTCGGCGAAGAAGCACGCGAAGCATGCGGCGAAGTCGGCCAAGCATCATGCTGGCACGGCAAAGTCGAAGGTAGGCGACGAGGCGGTCGAGGGTGGCGCGTCGGCCGGCGTGCAGGGCGGTGCATCGGCCTCGGGCGCCGCGCAGTAAGCGGCTCCCCGACGTCGCGCGACGTTCGCCCCGGACGGCGCGTCGTGACGGCGATCGATCGACGGCCCGGTTTGCTTTGCGCGAACCGGGCCGTTCTTCATGCGTGGACGCGTGCCGTCATGGCCGGTGCTGTTCCGGTCCCGGTCCGTGCGCCGGCCGTGCGGCGGACGGCGTGAATATGCTGCGTAGCCACGCGGCGAGCCGCGCGAATACGTCGTACGGCTCGTCGACGAAGATCTCGGGTTTCAGCAGCCGCAGATACTCCATGATCTGCTGCGCTTCCTGTTTCTGGAACGAACCATGCGCGAGCCCGAGCCGCAGCAGGCCGCGCAGTTCGCCGAGCTTGTCGCGCGCGGCGCTGCCGACGCTCATCTCGCACGCGAGCTTCGCCTCGTAGACGCGCTGGCGCAGCGATTCCGCGAGCCGCCATGCGGGCGTCTGCATCATTTCCTCGAGCGCCTGGATGTCGTGCACGGCGCCCTTGATCTGCGCGGCGAGCGGATCGACGAGCGACGCTTCGCCCTGCGCTTCGGCGACAATCGCGCGGGCCCAATCGCGGCACGCCTTCGCGAGCTCGTCGGGTGTCCATTCCGAGCGCGACGCGAAGCCGAAACCGAATTCGCCGGCCTGCCGCATCAGGATCGCGACGACGTCCGGAAATTCCTTGTCGAGCGTGCGCTTCGCCCACGCGTACTGGCCGCCCTCGAGCATCCGCTGCACGGCATGCTCGGTCAGCGGCACCATGTTGTCGAGCAGCTTGGCGCGCAGGAAATCCTCGAACGACGGTGTCGCGAACTGCGGGTCGAGTTTCAGCGACACACGCACGAACGCGTCGTAGTCCTTGCGCAGGGACGCAAGCGTGTCGTCCTTGAGGGAAAGGGTGATCTGGCCCATGAATCGTCTCGATGGCGGCCCGCGCGGGCCGGCGGCCGACATCGCGCACCGGTGCGGGCGCAGCGTCGACGGACCGGTTCGCGCCGAGGCTGATGGCGGGTCTTCATACCCGATATCGGCGCGCCGGGCGAAAACTTGAGCGCGGCCGGTGATGTTCGCTCAGGCCGGCAGCCAGTGCGGCATCACGATCCCTTGCCAGACAAAGAACACCGCGAGCCCGACCGCGATCGTCACGAGCGGCCGGCGTGTCGTCGCCGACACGAGCACGGTGGCGAGCGCGCCGACGAGCTGTGGATTGCGCCAGGTCAGTTCGGCCGTGCCGCCGTGCGGCGAGACGGTCATCGGCACGATGATCGCGGTCAGCACGGTGACGGGCACGAAGCCGAGCGCGGTCCGGATGAGCGGCGGGAAGGTCAGCCGCTCGCCGAACAGGAACAGCGTCGTGCGGATCGCATAGGTGATCACGGCCATTCCGAGGATCAGCAGTGCGTAGCTCACGATGCGGTCTCCGTGCGTGATGCGGTGCGCGAGCGCTCGTGCCGCAGCGTCAGCGCGACGCCGACCACGACGCCGGCGGCGACCGCGCCCAGCAGCCCGAGCTTGTATGGCCAGCCCTGCCAGAAGTACGCGAGCGTGCCGGCTGTCGCGGCGGCCGCGAAATAGCGCAGCGTGCCGAGCTGCGGCACGACGATCGCGATGAAGGTCGCCGCCATCGCGAAATCGAGGCCAAGCGACTGGAGGCCCGGGAAGGCCGCGCCGAAGCCGATGCCCGCGAGCGTCCAGACCTGCCAGTTCAGGTACATCGCGAGGCCGGAGCCGAAGAAGTAGTGGGGGCCGATGTCACCGGCCGGGAAGTGCCGGTAGTGCGCGTAGGCGACCGCGAACACCTCGTCGGTCATCAGCGCACCGAGCGTCGCGCGCCAGCTCAGCGGCAGATGCGCGACGTACGGCGCGAGCGTCGCGCTGTACAGCAGGTGACGCAGGTTCACGATCAGCGTCGTCGCGAGCACGACGACGAAGCTCGCGCTGCCGGCGATCAGGCCGAGCGCGATGAATTGCGCGGAGCCGGCGAACACCGCGAGCGACATCAGCGCACCGTGCCATGCGGCGAGCGGGCCGCCGCCGACCAGCGTGCCGAAGATCACGCCGAACGGCGCCGCGCCGATCATCATCGGGATCGTGTCGCGTGCGCCGTCGAGCAATTCGTTGAGCGGGCGACGGGGCGCGGGCGAGTTTGTGGGTGTGGGATTCAAGGGGCGCGTTTCCATGAAATGCAGGATAGCGGTGCGCAGCCGTGACGGCTTGTACATTCTTGCGCACCGCGGTGCCGGCGGCGCAAGCTGCGTGCCGGATGCCGCGCATTGTCTATTGCAGGCCGCGGAGTGTGCGTCAGCGCGCTTGCCAGCGTCCGGGCGGCACGCCGAACATTCGTTTGAAATGCCGGGAGAAGTGACTCTGGTCGACGAAGCCGCTTGCCGCGGCGACGTCGGCGATCGGCACGCCGGCGCGCAACGGCGCAAGCGCGCGCTGCAGCCGCAACTGATTGCGCCATGCGTGCGGCGGCATTCCGATCGTGCGGGTGAACAGGCGCGCCGCGTGAAACGGCGACAGGCCGGCGGCCTGCGCGACATCGTCGAGCGTGACCGTGCACGTGAGATCGGCGGCGAGCCGCTCGCGCATCGCGTCGACGCGCGGCTCGTCGGCCGCGAGCGCCGCCGGCTGCAGCCGCGCGTCGGCATGGCGCACGATCAGTGCCGACAACGCATCGAGCATCGCCGTTTCGGCGGCGAGCGGATCGTAGACGCGCGGCGCGGCAGCAGCCGGCGCCTCGGCGGCCGGCTGCTCCTGCGGATGAAACGGCGTCATGCACCCGCTGCCTGCCTCCATCATCCGGTGGGCCAGCGCGAGCCGCGCCGCGAGATCGGCGTCGCGGATCACGTCGGACGGGAACCATGGTGCATCTTGCGGGCGCCCCGCGATCGCGTTCGCGAGCGCGCGAATGTAGTCGACCGGCACGTAGCTCACGCGATAGCACCAGCCTTCGTCGGTCGCACGCGAGCCCGTGTGCACTTCGCCGGGATTGATCACGGGCACGGTGCCCGTTTCGGCGACATGGCCACTGCCGCGACAGGTGTAGCGCTCTGCACCCTGGAGGATCACGGGGATCGTGTACGCATCGTGCCAGTGCGGCGCGAACGTATGGTCGCGATAGGTAGCCGTGAGCAGGTCCGCGTTCGGCAGCAGCGGCGTGCGCCAGTAACGTGCGGAGTCCGGCAGAAGACGGGTGGCGGACATGTTCGGGCGCGAGGGCGGTCGAATCGACAGTTTATCGCTCCGGCGCCCGGCCGGCGCGGGCTTACTTGACCGGAATCGTCGTGCCGGCCGGCATCGGCACCGCAGTGACGGCGTTCTTCGGGCTGCCGCTGACGATGCGGTCGCTGTAGGTCAGGTAGACGAGCGTGTTGCGCTTCTTGTCGACCACGCGCACGACGTGAAGCGTCTTGAAGATGAACGACATCCGCTCGCTGAACACGTCGGTCTGCTGCTTGAGCGGCTCCTTGAAGCTGAGCGGGCCGACTTGCCGGCACGCGATCGACGCTTCGCTCGGATCCTCGGCGACGCCGAGCGTGCCCTTGATCCCGCCGGTGCGCGCCCGCGACACATAGCAGGTGACGCCCGTCACGAGCGGATCATCGTACGCTTCGACGACCACGCGATCGGAGCCCGTCACGCGGAAATGGGTGTTGACGCTGCCGACTTCCTCCGCGTGCGCGAATGGCGCGGCGGCAAGGGCGGAGAGGAGAAGGGCGAACGGCGCGGCGGAAAGGAGGCGGTGCTTCATCGACGGAACCGGATGCGAATACGGGACAGAGACTCTAGCATGCGCGTCGGTGACCGACGGGCGCCGGAAAAACAAAAGGCCCGTCGAATGACGGGCCTTTTTCTGTCTGGCTCCCCGACCTGGGCTCGAACCAGGGACCTACGGATTAACAGTCCGGCGCTCTACCGACTGAGCTATCGGGGAATAAATCGGTACATCTGCTTTGTTGTTCGGTTACCAACAAAAAACCCGTCCACCTTCAACGGGCTCTTGTGTTTTTTTGGCTCCCCGACCTGGGCTCGAACCAGGGACCTACGGATTAACAGTCCGGCGCTCTACCGACTGAGCTATCGGGGAACAAACAACAACAGCAGAGAAACGAGATTGTATGGAGCGTTCGCTAACCTGTCAACACTTTTGAGCGGCAGCGCACAAAAATTTTTTGCGGCGCCGCTGCGCGATCAGCGCTCGAGCAGGTGCAGCTTTTCCTGCACGTCCTTCCACTCGTCCGCGTCGGCCGGCGCCGGCTTCGTCTTCGTGATCGACGGCCAGTTCTTGGCCAGCTCCGCGTTCAGAGCGGTGAACTGCTGCTGGTCGCCCGGAACGTCTTCTTCGGCATAGATCGCATTGGTCGGGCACTCGGCGACGCACACGGCGCAGTCGATGCACTCGTCCGGATCGATGGCGAGAAAGTTGGGACCTTCACGGAAGCAATCCACCGGGCACACATCCACGCAATCCGTGTA
The sequence above is a segment of the Burkholderia diffusa genome. Coding sequences within it:
- a CDS encoding DUF6600 domain-containing protein — translated: MASLFTLKRTARCTLLAFATLAILPSAFAQATQAAAYAAAARQPGGDPPSRVARLNYMSGAVTTEPAGTDTWSYAAVNRPLTTGDQLWNDAGARSELHIGSTAVRLGESTSLSVLNLDDNTTQLKVGLGTVSTHVRDLPSGGTYEIDTPNLALGITGPGDYRVDVAPNGATTTVTVRNGSATVYGSNGQYPLSPGQQVVFTGTDLQVAQQSAAPAPDALDQWAASRDAAEQRSVSARYVSRDVPGYQDLDANGTWRETPNYGEVWVPNDTPADWAPYHDGHWIWQAPWGWTWVDDAPWGFAPYHYGRWAYVDDSWAWVPGPMVVSEPPVYAPALVAFVGGGGGPDWSVALTVGGVAAAGCAWFALGPGEPWHPGWGGWSPHYYDRVNRNIVVNNVTVNKTVNVTNITNITNINKTYVNFRAPHAITAVPASAFVHGQPVAHFSQHVDPQQWRNAHVMPGTPGIAPVRQSFTGGLRTASYRPPAAIGQHTFVATRNPAVPAAYRDQAAAHLARQGGRVPGAGAPVARTNVPADYAARPVRVPGNPKAGAWAMRNVQLVNPHGPVVQPAHAPRDGQPAPAQALTARPGAPMPIMPNGARPTNGEAPNAPRFANGATPPAPGNPAPHQALGAGNGVPHPPTAANAPTARDSTHAAAAPVWMQPHTPMERQRPTPPTALHAAGQNALPPVRGAAPVPHPEAAPGAQPGGRQETPRALPQPRPDTTAQIPQPRPRPDFTAPAQHAQPRPERAAPAPQPRPEFAQPAPRREVAPPRVNEYRPPAPAVHEMPRPQPQAPRMEPRPSMPAPRMEPRPQPAPHVEAPRPSNPPPGGHDERHRQ
- a CDS encoding ArsR/SmtB family transcription factor, whose product is MTDQDDHHFPGLSRIGALIADPGRAAMLWVLMDGSARPAGELTMIAGLSPSAASAHLARLTEGGLLALDVRGRHRYYRLASADIAASLEALANVARAAAPNRPVPPPSRTVPAELRYARTCYDHMAGELAVRIFDGLTARGWLQADGDAIEATELGTHALAQWGIDVAQQRTRRRRFACGCLDWSERRPHLGGALGAALLDSFCAHGWIERTARPRVLRVTVPGQQIFDDWLTSA
- a CDS encoding acyl-CoA thioesterase, which translates into the protein MSQPSPVPAALDRTETVFRFLAEPSSVNFGGKVHGGALMKWIDEVAYACAAVWSSRYCVTVSVGNIRFQRPILVGNLVELKARVVATGRTSMHIHVSVHAGDPKGGVLRQTTDCLVVFVAVDENGNPVPVPPFVPETDEQKVLAKYAADVRAALDKIVEMKPEEVAKGTV
- the fumC gene encoding class II fumarate hydratase — translated: MNEAVRMERDTFGEIAVPANRLWGAQTERSLQNFRISTEKQSPELIHALAIVKRAAAAVNQSLGVLADDKARAIIDAADEIIAGKHPREFPLAVWQTGSGTQTNMNLNEVIANRASELLGGERGEARKVHPNDDVNRGQSSNDVFPTAMHVAAAYAIVNHLLPALRTLRATLDAKSKAFADIVKIGRTHLQDATPLTLGQEFSGYVAQLDQGVRHVESALPHLYELALGGTAVGTGLNAHPEFAVRVADEIGRLTKLPFVTAPSKFEVMAAADALVFAHGALKTVAAGLMKIANDVRWLASGPRCGLGELSIPENEPGSSIMPGKVNPTQSEAVTMLCCQVFGNDVAVNVGGASGNFELNVFRPMIAHNVLQSVRLLADGAQSFNDHCAAGIEPNRARIDLLLNESLMLVTALNPHIGYDKAAQIAKKAHKEGTTLKAAALALGYLTEAEFDAWVRPEQMIGSR
- the norM gene encoding multidrug efflux MATE transporter NorM, yielding MSHSGLTRTAAAPPSLSSHAADTARLAAPLAIAQLSQMAMSVTDTVLLGSLGPDSLAAGGLGANFFFVIVTVLQGVLSSVSVSVAHARGAQAEHRVPHIYWTGFALSLLLAIPAIVALSLSEPILLMFHEPPTLAHHVGEYTGILRFAALGSLIGVGLMRAFLPAIGAARRLLWVSIGGVGVNGVLNYGLIHGAFGLPRLGFLGSAVATTITIWLTALALIWLLHGRQRFRHFVTAARPKLPLLGELIGIGWPVAITYGVESTLFLATGLTIGVLGATSLAAHQIALNVASVAFMVPLAIGQAANVRVGYWVGAGQPVAARHAGFVALGLGVAFMSLSGLVLIVAPHAIVGLYLQLDDPANAATVSLAASLLGIAAVFQIVDGMQTVGSGALRGLRDTRIPMLAATFGYWGIGFPTGYWLAFHAGLGARGLWWGLAAGLASVAVLMAWRFHRKTSSLVASTR
- a CDS encoding RNA-binding S4 domain-containing protein — translated: MPNLDFTLTGEYVELHNLLKITGLADSGGTAKMFVASGAVKVDGVVELRKTCKIRAGQVVLFGDTRIAVHDA
- a CDS encoding DUF4088 family protein produces the protein MGQITLSLKDDTLASLRKDYDAFVRVSLKLDPQFATPSFEDFLRAKLLDNMVPLTEHAVQRMLEGGQYAWAKRTLDKEFPDVVAILMRQAGEFGFGFASRSEWTPDELAKACRDWARAIVAEAQGEASLVDPLAAQIKGAVHDIQALEEMMQTPAWRLAESLRQRVYEAKLACEMSVGSAARDKLGELRGLLRLGLAHGSFQKQEAQQIMEYLRLLKPEIFVDEPYDVFARLAAWLRSIFTPSAARPAHGPGPEQHRP
- a CDS encoding AzlD domain-containing protein, whose product is MSYALLILGMAVITYAIRTTLFLFGERLTFPPLIRTALGFVPVTVLTAIIVPMTVSPHGGTAELTWRNPQLVGALATVLVSATTRRPLVTIAVGLAVFFVWQGIVMPHWLPA
- a CDS encoding AzlC family ABC transporter permease → METRPLNPTPTNSPAPRRPLNELLDGARDTIPMMIGAAPFGVIFGTLVGGGPLAAWHGALMSLAVFAGSAQFIALGLIAGSASFVVVLATTLIVNLRHLLYSATLAPYVAHLPLSWRATLGALMTDEVFAVAYAHYRHFPAGDIGPHYFFGSGLAMYLNWQVWTLAGIGFGAAFPGLQSLGLDFAMAATFIAIVVPQLGTLRYFAAAATAGTLAYFWQGWPYKLGLLGAVAAGVVVGVALTLRHERSRTASRTETAS
- a CDS encoding AraC family transcriptional regulator, with translation MSATRLLPDSARYWRTPLLPNADLLTATYRDHTFAPHWHDAYTIPVILQGAERYTCRGSGHVAETGTVPVINPGEVHTGSRATDEGWCYRVSYVPVDYIRALANAIAGRPQDAPWFPSDVIRDADLAARLALAHRMMEAGSGCMTPFHPQEQPAAEAPAAAAPRVYDPLAAETAMLDALSALIVRHADARLQPAALAADEPRVDAMRERLAADLTCTVTLDDVAQAAGLSPFHAARLFTRTIGMPPHAWRNQLRLQRALAPLRAGVPIADVAAASGFVDQSHFSRHFKRMFGVPPGRWQAR
- a CDS encoding CreA family protein; the encoded protein is MKHRLLSAAPFALLLSALAAAPFAHAEEVGSVNTHFRVTGSDRVVVEAYDDPLVTGVTCYVSRARTGGIKGTLGVAEDPSEASIACRQVGPLSFKEPLKQQTDVFSERMSFIFKTLHVVRVVDKKRNTLVYLTYSDRIVSGSPKNAVTAVPMPAGTTIPVK
- the fdxA gene encoding ferredoxin FdxA; translated protein: MTHVVTEGCIKCKYTDCVDVCPVDCFREGPNFLAIDPDECIDCAVCVAECPTNAIYAEEDVPGDQQQFTALNAELAKNWPSITKTKPAPADADEWKDVQEKLHLLER